A genomic stretch from Microtus pennsylvanicus isolate mMicPen1 chromosome 9, mMicPen1.hap1, whole genome shotgun sequence includes:
- the Urm1 gene encoding ubiquitin-related modifier 1 encodes MAAPLCVEVEFGGGAELLFDGVKKHQVTLPEQEGPWDIRNLLVWIKKNLLKERPELFIQGESVRPGILVLINDADWELLGELDYQLQDQDSILFISTLHGG; translated from the exons ATGGCGGCGCCcttgtgtgtggaggtggagTTCGG AGGTGGTGCGGAGCTCCTGTTTGATGGAGTGAAAAAACATCAAGTCACCTTGCCTGAGCAAGAGGGACCCT GGGACATCCGGAACCTCCTTGTCTGGATCAAGAAGAACTTGCTAAAAGAGCGGCCAGAGCTGTTCATCCagggagagagtgt GCGGCCAGGAATTCTGGTGCTGATTAACGATGCCGACTGGGAACTGCTG GGGGAGCTGGACTaccagctgcaggaccaggacaGCATCCTCTTCATCTCCACACTGCACGGCGGCTGA